A genome region from Anaerolineae bacterium includes the following:
- a CDS encoding PstS family phosphate ABC transporter substrate-binding protein, translating into MRKTLISLIALALLLGACTPAPQPTTPPTPEPTKTPTPVPPTPTPTRVELTGSILIDGSSTVYPISEAMAEEFQKKHPGVRITVGISGTGGGFKKFCNREIDIADASRPIKSSEMEQCQKNGVEYIELPIAYDGLAVVVNPQNDWVDYMTVEELKKIWEPDAQGKITHWNHIRPNWPNKPINLYGPGVDSGTYDYFTEAIVGKSGSSRGDFLASEDDNVLVQGVATDPLALGYFGLAYYEENKDKLKIVPIDDGNPNNGAGPITPTMETVRNGTYQPLSRPLFIYVSKAAADRPEVKAFIRFYLDYQNAGTLIKEVGYIPLPAEVYKLALERFEKGKTGSVFGGKGAQPGITLEELLKREQ; encoded by the coding sequence ATGCGTAAAACCTTGATCAGTCTAATAGCATTAGCTCTGCTGCTGGGGGCTTGTACTCCGGCGCCTCAGCCCACCACACCCCCAACTCCCGAGCCCACGAAGACTCCAACTCCAGTCCCCCCAACCCCGACGCCGACGCGCGTTGAGCTAACGGGTTCCATACTTATAGACGGCTCCAGCACGGTCTACCCCATCAGCGAAGCCATGGCCGAAGAATTCCAGAAAAAACACCCTGGAGTCCGCATCACCGTGGGCATCTCCGGGACAGGCGGTGGCTTCAAGAAATTCTGCAACCGCGAGATCGACATAGCCGATGCTTCTCGCCCCATTAAATCCTCAGAAATGGAACAGTGTCAGAAAAACGGGGTTGAATATATTGAACTGCCCATAGCCTACGATGGACTGGCGGTAGTGGTGAACCCCCAGAATGACTGGGTTGACTACATGACCGTGGAGGAACTCAAGAAAATCTGGGAACCCGATGCTCAGGGTAAAATCACCCACTGGAACCACATTCGGCCCAACTGGCCAAACAAGCCCATCAACCTCTATGGCCCAGGAGTTGACTCAGGCACCTACGATTATTTCACCGAAGCCATTGTGGGCAAGAGCGGCAGCAGCCGGGGAGACTTCCTGGCCAGCGAAGATGACAACGTCCTGGTCCAGGGTGTAGCCACCGACCCTCTGGCTCTGGGTTACTTCGGCCTGGCTTACTACGAAGAGAACAAAGACAAGCTCAAGATAGTACCCATTGACGACGGCAACCCCAACAACGGAGCTGGCCCCATTACCCCAACCATGGAAACGGTGCGCAATGGCACCTATCAGCCCCTCTCCCGACCCCTCTTCATCTACGTCAGCAAGGCCGCTGCGGATCGCCCTGAAGTAAAGGCCTTCATCCGCTTCTACCTGGATTATCAAAACGCCGGGACCCTGATTAAGGAAGTGGGCTACATACCACTGCCGGCTGAGGTATACAAACTGGCCCTGGAGCGCTTTGAGAAAGGCAAAACGGGTTCCGTCTTTGGTGGCAAAGGAGCGCAACCGGGAATTACGCTGGAAGAGCTCCTCAAGCGCGAACAGTAG
- the tig gene encoding trigger factor: MKVTTEELGNREILIKVEFDGEEKKEALKEAVQIISGEINIPGFRKGKAPYDVVRRTVGERLIYEVAFEELSRKIYPKLITDLNLEPIAPGQVHEVSVEPFSITFKVPLKPIVDLGDYRSLRVKRKKVKVNEEEIQEKLLKLQEEKATWITVERAASGGDLIIADLTFKSGHQENKMENVVLYLDPETEPIKGLSQNLEGLTPGQEKTFTLQKENEEITLQVKVHEVKEKQLPPLDDEFARSVGDFNSLSELKEQIQQELLELKKFVNEEEALAEALDILVKNAKVEMPPLLVELEIENFLQEEDKALRKRGLSLENYLKMQGKTLEEHRQEILPEVTERLKRRLVLRKFIEEEGLKISEEEVTKVLEKFESTLTDKKTKRDVRSPNFKQGLTMALFRAKVERRLLEIMLEEEVDEGESHNPDGD; this comes from the coding sequence ATGAAAGTAACCACGGAAGAACTGGGCAACCGCGAGATTTTGATAAAAGTAGAATTTGACGGTGAAGAAAAAAAGGAAGCTCTCAAGGAAGCCGTCCAGATTATATCAGGCGAAATAAACATCCCAGGCTTCCGGAAAGGCAAAGCTCCCTATGATGTTGTCCGGCGCACAGTGGGGGAGCGATTAATTTACGAAGTGGCCTTTGAAGAATTGTCCCGGAAAATTTACCCCAAACTTATAACTGACCTCAACCTTGAGCCCATAGCCCCGGGGCAAGTTCACGAAGTTTCGGTGGAGCCTTTTTCCATAACTTTTAAGGTGCCCCTCAAGCCCATCGTTGACCTGGGAGATTACCGAAGTTTGAGGGTGAAAAGAAAAAAAGTTAAGGTCAACGAGGAAGAAATTCAAGAAAAACTTCTGAAGCTCCAAGAGGAGAAAGCCACGTGGATTACGGTGGAACGCGCTGCTTCCGGAGGGGACCTCATAATAGCCGATTTAACCTTTAAATCAGGCCACCAGGAAAACAAGATGGAAAACGTCGTCCTATACCTGGACCCTGAGACTGAGCCAATTAAAGGGCTGAGCCAGAACCTGGAGGGCCTCACCCCTGGCCAGGAAAAAACCTTCACCCTGCAAAAAGAAAATGAGGAGATCACCCTTCAGGTCAAAGTCCATGAGGTCAAGGAAAAGCAACTTCCACCCCTCGATGACGAATTCGCCCGTTCCGTAGGAGATTTTAATTCTCTTTCGGAACTGAAAGAACAAATTCAGCAGGAATTGCTGGAACTGAAGAAATTCGTTAACGAAGAAGAGGCCCTTGCGGAAGCTCTGGATATCCTGGTAAAGAACGCTAAGGTGGAGATGCCCCCTCTTTTAGTGGAACTAGAAATAGAAAACTTCCTTCAAGAAGAGGACAAGGCTTTGCGGAAGAGAGGCCTTTCGCTCGAAAATTACTTGAAAATGCAGGGCAAAACTTTGGAGGAACACCGGCAGGAAATACTGCCAGAGGTCACTGAAAGGCTGAAGAGGCGCCTGGTTTTGCGTAAATTCATTGAAGAGGAGGGGCTGAAAATTTCAGAAGAAGAGGTTACCAAAGTTCTGGAGAAATTTGAATCCACATTAACCGACAAAAAGACCAAAAGAGACGTTCGCTCCCCTAATTTTAAACAGGGCCTTACCATGGCTCTATTCAGAGCTAAGGTTGAGAGACGTCTTCTGGAAATTATGCTGGAGGAGGAAGTGGATGAGGGCGAGAGCCATAATCCCGATGGTGATTGA
- a CDS encoding cell wall metabolism sensor histidine kinase WalK, with the protein MFRSIRWRIAIPYLFVILLATATLTLFSSNLVQQTYLADLEAKLAAEARLLSDALGPLLSESSTVQQIQPLAKRWGKLLEARVTIIRADGAVLGDSHENPEFMENHLDRPEVQQALARGLGVSIRYSRTMGYRMMYVAVPVRGDGRVVGIVRIALPLTQIETSVARLRRSVMAASLMTAFLAGLLAFLIAEQLARRLRELVSLVERMARGNLGVRILRPSKDELGQLAEAFNRMGEELQARMEALADRQKTLVTVLNYMADGVVITDSSERIRLINPAAARILGVSEKEAIGRRFVAVVRDHQIVEIWRRCQEKGEEQSNTVEMVGHGPFLRVIATPLGAGARDGCLTLLQDLTQIRRLETVRRDFISNISHELRTPMAALKALVETLRESAMEDPKTARRFLDRMETEVESLTRLVEELLELSRIEAGHAPMRLAPATLAEIVLPPLERLRLQAERAGLTLTVDLPSDLPPVLADVEQMQKVVANLLHNAIKFTPAGGRITIRAYAAKEAPQQPEVIVEVADTGIGIPAEHLPRIFERFYKVDRARSGSGTGLGLAIAKHIVQAHGGRIWAESVEGQGSTFYFALPASSF; encoded by the coding sequence ATGTTCCGCTCCATACGCTGGCGCATTGCCATCCCTTATCTATTCGTCATTTTACTGGCCACAGCAACTCTGACCCTTTTCTCCTCCAATCTCGTGCAGCAGACTTACCTGGCTGATCTGGAGGCTAAGCTGGCGGCGGAAGCCAGGCTTTTGAGCGACGCTCTCGGCCCCTTGCTTTCCGAAAGCAGTACTGTTCAGCAAATACAACCCCTGGCGAAGCGCTGGGGAAAACTCCTGGAAGCCCGCGTGACTATAATAAGGGCTGACGGTGCTGTATTGGGCGATTCCCACGAAAACCCTGAATTCATGGAAAACCACCTTGACCGTCCGGAAGTTCAGCAAGCTTTGGCCAGAGGTCTGGGGGTCAGCATCCGTTACAGCCGCACAATGGGCTACAGAATGATGTACGTTGCCGTACCAGTCAGGGGCGATGGCCGAGTGGTGGGGATTGTCCGCATCGCCCTGCCTCTGACCCAGATTGAGACCAGCGTGGCTCGCCTTCGCCGATCAGTCATGGCTGCATCCCTTATGACAGCTTTCCTGGCCGGGCTATTGGCTTTCCTCATAGCTGAGCAACTGGCTCGGCGGCTCCGGGAACTGGTGAGCCTGGTTGAGCGGATGGCTCGCGGGAATTTAGGGGTCCGCATCCTTCGCCCTTCCAAAGACGAACTGGGCCAACTGGCTGAAGCCTTTAACCGCATGGGGGAAGAACTCCAAGCCAGGATGGAAGCTCTGGCCGACCGTCAGAAAACCCTTGTCACCGTATTGAACTATATGGCCGACGGCGTGGTCATAACCGATAGCTCAGAGAGAATAAGGTTAATTAATCCCGCCGCCGCCAGAATTCTCGGAGTCTCCGAAAAAGAAGCCATCGGACGACGTTTCGTGGCGGTTGTCCGCGATCACCAAATAGTAGAGATATGGCGTCGCTGTCAGGAAAAGGGCGAGGAGCAGAGCAATACAGTGGAAATGGTGGGACATGGCCCTTTCCTGCGGGTAATTGCTACCCCACTGGGGGCTGGTGCTCGGGATGGCTGCCTGACACTGCTTCAGGATCTGACCCAGATCCGCAGGCTGGAGACAGTACGCCGGGATTTCATCAGCAATATCTCCCATGAACTGCGAACCCCTATGGCTGCCCTCAAAGCCCTGGTGGAAACCCTGAGGGAAAGCGCCATGGAAGACCCCAAAACCGCCAGGCGTTTTCTGGATCGCATGGAAACCGAAGTGGAATCCCTGACCCGGCTGGTGGAAGAATTGCTGGAGCTTTCAAGGATAGAAGCTGGTCACGCTCCTATGCGTCTGGCTCCTGCCACCTTGGCCGAAATAGTGCTCCCGCCACTGGAAAGGCTGCGCCTTCAGGCAGAGCGGGCTGGCCTTACCCTGACTGTGGATCTGCCTTCTGACCTTCCTCCAGTCCTGGCCGATGTGGAGCAGATGCAGAAAGTTGTTGCTAATCTTCTGCACAATGCCATCAAATTTACCCCGGCCGGTGGACGGATAACAATACGGGCTTATGCGGCAAAGGAGGCCCCTCAGCAACCTGAAGTGATCGTTGAGGTAGCCGATACCGGCATAGGCATCCCTGCGGAGCACCTGCCTCGTATCTTTGAGCGCTTCTACAAAGTTGACCGCGCCCGCTCAGGCAGTGGCACCGGCCTGGGCCTGGCCATAGCCAAGCACATCGTCCAGGCCCATGGAGGACGCATCTGGGCTGAGAGTGTGGAAGGCCAGGGGAGCACCTTTTACTTCGCCTTGCCCGCAAGCTCCTTTTAA
- the phoU gene encoding phosphate signaling complex protein PhoU, producing the protein MVRQTFEQSLQRLQDEVLILGSMVEQAILDAVEILRRRDTEGARRLIAGDQIINEKRFEIEAKVLTLIATQQPMARDLRILAAILEIATELERMGDYAKGIAKISLMIGNEPLIKPLIDIPRMAQKATNMLHRALDAFIREDAKLARAIPAEDDEVDALYNQVYRELLACIMANPRTLDQATYLLWVAHNLERAADRVTNICERIVFIVTGELIEMDIEGEGPEGIN; encoded by the coding sequence ATGGTGAGACAAACCTTTGAACAAAGCCTTCAACGTCTCCAGGACGAGGTCCTCATCTTGGGTAGCATGGTAGAGCAGGCCATCCTGGACGCTGTAGAAATTCTAAGGCGGCGAGACACAGAAGGGGCGCGACGGCTGATCGCCGGGGATCAGATCATCAACGAAAAGCGCTTTGAAATTGAAGCCAAAGTTCTAACCCTTATTGCCACTCAGCAGCCCATGGCCAGAGACCTGCGCATCCTGGCAGCCATTCTGGAGATTGCGACCGAACTGGAACGCATGGGAGACTATGCCAAAGGCATTGCCAAAATCAGCTTAATGATAGGCAACGAACCTCTGATTAAACCTCTTATAGACATCCCGCGCATGGCCCAGAAAGCAACAAACATGCTCCACCGGGCTCTGGATGCTTTTATCCGGGAAGATGCGAAACTGGCGCGAGCCATCCCGGCTGAAGACGATGAAGTAGATGCTCTATACAACCAAGTTTATCGCGAACTGCTTGCCTGCATAATGGCTAACCCCCGCACTTTGGATCAGGCCACATACCTGCTCTGGGTAGCCCACAACCTGGAACGCGCAGCCGATCGGGTAACCAATATCTGCGAGCGGATAGTTTTCATAGTCACCGGAGAACTGATAGAGATGGACATAGAGGGTGAAGGGCCTGAAGGGATTAATTAG
- the larA gene encoding nickel-dependent lactate racemase, protein MFKVPFGKGFLEFELPPGFEGYVVEPREAEPVPDLNWAVRTALAEPEDSPPLKEMARPGDKVCIVFTDATRASPDHVLVPALLRELKEAGVRDSDITLLCGVGMHRPSTYEEKVEKLTAEVVRRYRVIDHEAQNPKMLVDLGETETGIPLLVNRIACEADILIATGVVEPHQYAGYSGGRKTVAIGAGGEKTIQATHSPWILEHPGTRLGRIEGNPFHEAITEAARRAGLRFILNVINNDKGEVVAVKAGEPEAAFQELVTLARAIYEVPVPRQYDVVVAGVGYPKDVNLYQATRAASYIYFAPSPVVKPGGFIIVPAPCDEGPGQGVGEQRFFEVLKNAPDVQSILEEARKHGLKAGEQRAFIMAKVLEGCRVIIAGAKDQEMVRQAKMIPASDLKEAFSIASSELGGRGEVLIVPHALLTLPIVQEKSL, encoded by the coding sequence ATGTTCAAAGTCCCCTTTGGCAAGGGATTTTTAGAGTTTGAACTTCCTCCAGGCTTTGAAGGCTACGTGGTGGAACCGAGAGAAGCGGAACCAGTCCCCGATCTGAATTGGGCCGTAAGAACAGCCCTGGCTGAACCTGAGGATTCACCCCCTCTAAAGGAGATGGCCAGGCCCGGTGATAAGGTTTGCATTGTGTTCACCGATGCCACCAGAGCAAGCCCGGATCATGTCCTGGTTCCAGCTCTTCTGAGGGAACTTAAGGAAGCAGGAGTAAGAGATAGCGATATAACCCTGCTTTGCGGGGTTGGAATGCACCGCCCCTCCACATACGAAGAGAAGGTGGAAAAGCTTACCGCCGAAGTGGTCAGGCGCTATCGGGTTATTGACCATGAAGCTCAAAATCCCAAAATGCTGGTAGACCTCGGAGAGACTGAAACAGGTATACCCCTCCTGGTAAACCGCATAGCCTGCGAGGCCGATATCCTCATCGCTACAGGGGTGGTGGAACCTCACCAGTACGCAGGCTATTCCGGAGGGCGCAAGACGGTAGCCATAGGAGCAGGAGGAGAAAAGACTATCCAGGCCACTCACAGCCCCTGGATCCTGGAGCATCCCGGAACGCGACTGGGCCGCATTGAAGGAAACCCTTTTCACGAAGCTATCACCGAAGCAGCCAGGAGGGCTGGCCTACGTTTCATCCTGAATGTAATCAATAACGACAAAGGGGAAGTGGTGGCGGTGAAAGCAGGAGAACCCGAGGCCGCTTTCCAGGAGCTTGTAACTTTAGCCCGAGCCATTTACGAGGTCCCCGTCCCCAGGCAATACGATGTAGTAGTGGCCGGGGTGGGATACCCCAAGGATGTGAACCTTTATCAGGCTACAAGAGCTGCCAGTTACATTTATTTTGCCCCATCCCCCGTGGTCAAACCCGGAGGTTTCATCATCGTCCCGGCTCCCTGCGATGAAGGGCCAGGGCAGGGGGTGGGAGAGCAGAGGTTCTTTGAAGTCCTCAAGAACGCTCCCGATGTCCAATCCATATTGGAAGAGGCCCGCAAGCACGGCCTTAAGGCAGGTGAGCAGAGGGCTTTCATAATGGCTAAAGTCCTGGAAGGATGCCGGGTCATAATCGCCGGCGCGAAGGACCAGGAAATGGTCCGCCAGGCTAAGATGATACCCGCTTCCGATTTGAAGGAGGCTTTCAGCATCGCTTCTTCAGAACTCGGAGGCAGAGGTGAAGTCCTTATAGTCCCCCATGCCCTCCTTACTTTGCCCATAGTTCAGGAGAAAAGTTTATGA
- a CDS encoding ATP-dependent Clp protease proteolytic subunit: protein MRARAIIPMVIESTGRGERVYDIYSLLLKERIVFLGTPITDQVANLIVAQLLYLDREDPERDIYLYINCPGGAIYPGLAIYDTMQLIRAPVSTIAVGWTASMGTVLLAAGTKGKRYALPHATIHMHPAGGGIQGYAPDIEIQAKELLRVQRIIQELLAYHTGQPLERIIQDFDRDYYMDAKGAVEYGIIDEVLEVPPGKKRGAPGT, encoded by the coding sequence ATGAGGGCGAGAGCCATAATCCCGATGGTGATTGAATCTACAGGGAGAGGCGAGAGGGTTTACGACATATACTCCCTGCTCCTTAAGGAAAGGATAGTATTTTTGGGCACGCCCATTACTGATCAGGTGGCCAACCTGATAGTGGCTCAGCTTCTCTATCTGGACCGGGAAGATCCGGAAAGGGACATTTATCTCTACATAAACTGTCCGGGCGGAGCGATATACCCCGGTCTTGCCATTTACGACACTATGCAGCTTATAAGAGCACCCGTGTCCACCATAGCCGTGGGCTGGACTGCCAGCATGGGGACGGTTCTTCTGGCAGCTGGGACCAAAGGGAAGCGCTACGCTTTGCCTCATGCCACGATCCACATGCACCCGGCCGGAGGTGGAATACAGGGTTACGCACCCGACATTGAAATCCAGGCCAAAGAGCTCTTGAGAGTCCAGAGGATAATTCAGGAGCTTTTGGCCTATCACACTGGCCAACCGCTGGAGAGAATAATTCAGGATTTTGACCGCGATTATTACATGGATGCCAAGGGTGCTGTTGAATACGGGATTATAGATGAGGTTTTAGAGGTTCCTCCTGGCAAAAAGAGGGGAGCACCGGGAACTTAG
- a CDS encoding response regulator transcription factor, which yields MDEKVLVVEDEPTLLETLEYNLTHHGYKVYTATDGLSALEVARREKPDLIVLDLMLPRLDGFEVCRKLREEMNVPILILTARTDEVDKVMGLELGADDYMTKPFSMREFLARVRALLRRVRLDREEKPPTERLVFGNLTIDLARREVLMDGKPLNLKPREYDLLVFLARNKGIVLSRDLILERVWGWDYAGGTRTVDVHIRWLREKIEPDPDNPTRIVTVRGIGYRFEG from the coding sequence ATGGACGAAAAGGTGCTTGTTGTGGAAGATGAACCCACATTGCTGGAAACCCTTGAATATAATCTCACCCATCATGGCTACAAGGTCTACACCGCTACCGATGGTCTGAGCGCACTGGAGGTGGCCCGGCGGGAAAAGCCAGACCTCATCGTGCTGGACCTTATGTTGCCCAGGCTGGATGGCTTTGAAGTGTGCAGAAAACTGCGAGAGGAGATGAACGTGCCCATCCTCATCCTCACTGCCCGCACAGATGAAGTGGACAAAGTAATGGGTTTAGAGTTGGGAGCCGATGACTATATGACCAAGCCCTTCAGCATGCGCGAGTTTCTGGCACGGGTAAGAGCCCTGCTGCGCCGGGTGCGCTTGGACCGGGAAGAGAAACCCCCCACAGAACGGCTGGTCTTCGGAAATCTCACCATAGATCTGGCCCGACGCGAAGTGCTGATGGATGGTAAACCCCTGAACCTGAAGCCCCGGGAATATGACCTTCTGGTCTTCCTGGCCCGTAATAAAGGCATTGTGCTTTCCAGAGATCTGATCCTGGAAAGGGTGTGGGGCTGGGACTACGCCGGAGGCACCCGCACAGTAGACGTCCATATCCGATGGTTGCGGGAAAAAATAGAGCCCGACCCCGATAATCCCACACGCATCGTTACCGTGCGGGGAATAGGTTACCGATTTGAAGGATGA